Proteins from a genomic interval of Sander vitreus isolate 19-12246 chromosome 6, sanVit1, whole genome shotgun sequence:
- the gapdh gene encoding glyceraldehyde-3-phosphate dehydrogenase — MVKVGINGFGRIGRLVTRAAFTSKKVEIVAINDPFIDLEYMVYMFKYDSTHGRFHGEVKVEGDKLVIDGHQITVFHERDPANIKWGDAGAQYVVESTGVFTTIEKASAHLKGGAKRVIISAPSADAPMFVMGVNHEKYDNSLKVVSNASCTTNCLAPLAKVINDNFVIIEGLMSTVHAITATQKTVDGPSGKLWRDGRGASQNIIPASTGAAKAVGKVIPELNGKLTGMAFRVPTPNVSVVDLTVRLEKPAKYEDIKKVVKAAADGPMKGILGYTEHQVVSTDFNGDARSSIFDAGAGIALNDHFVKLVTWYDNEFGYSNRVCDLMAHMSTKE, encoded by the exons ATTTGGCCGCATCGGGCGTCTGGTGACCCGTGCTGCTTTCACCTCCAAAAAGGTGGAGATTGTGGCCATCAATGACCCTTTCATCGACCTGGAGTACATG GTCTACATGTTCAAGTATGACTCCACCCACGGCCGCTTCCATGGTGAGGTCAAGGTTGAGGGTGACAAGCTGGTCATCGATGGACACCAAATCACCGTTTTCCACGA GAGGGACCCCGCTAACATCAAATGGGGGGATGCTGGAGCCCAGTACGTGGTTGAGTCCACTGGTGTGTTCACGACTATTGAGAAGGCCTCT GCTCACTTGAAGGGTGGTGCCAAGAGAGTCATCATCTCTGCACCCAGCGCTGACGCTCCAATGTTCGTCATGGGTGTCAACCACGAGAAGTATGACAACTCCCTCAAGGTTGTTAG CAACGCTTCCTGCACAACCAACTGCCTGGCCCCCCTGGCCAAAGTCATCAACGACAACTTCGTCATCATTGAGGGCCTGATG AGCACAGTTCATGCCATCACTGCCACCCAGAAGACTGTGGACGGACCCTCCGGCAAGCTGTGGAGGGACGGCCGTGGTGCCAGCCAGAACATCATTCCCGCCTCTACTGGTGCTGCCAAAGCTGTCGGCAAAGTCATCCCTGAGCTCAACGG CAAGCTGACCGGCATGGCCTTCCGTGTCCCCACCCCCAACGTGTCCGTGGTTGACCTGACAGTCCGTCTGGAGAAACCT GCCAAATACGAAGACATCAAGAAGGTTGTGAAGGCCGCAGCTGATGGACCCATGAAGGGCATTCTGGGATACACCGAGCACCAG GTCGTCTCCACAGACTTCAACGGTGACGCCCGCTCCTCCATCTTTGATGCTGGTGCTGGCATCGCCCTCAATGACCACTTTGTCAAGCTGGTCACATG GTACGACAACGAGTTTGGGTACAGCAACCGTGTCTGCGACCTGATGGCCCACATGTCTACCAAGGAGTAA